CGCCGCCCTCGACGATCCGGACTGGCCCCCGCCCCCGCACGACGACCCCTACGGCGACGAGCCGTACGACGAGCACGGCGCGAACCTCCCGTACGACGAGGACCCCTTCGGAGACGAGGAACCGCCGTACGACGCGAACGCCGTCGCCCTGCATGCCACCGCCCCGGACGCCCCCGCCGACCGGGACGCCTGGAGCACCGCCCGGCCCACGGTTCCGCACCAGGCACCCGCCCCGCACGACCGCCCCGGCCCCGCCGAGCCGCAGCACCCCACCGACCTCACCCCCGAGGAGGCCCGCACCATCGCCTCCTGGGACCGTGACCTGGACGCGCTCACCGGAGAGCTGCTGCGCGCCCGGCAGGCCGTCACCGACGTCCCGCTGCCCGTCACGCTGACCGCGACCCAGCTGATGCGCCTGGCCGAGGACCCGGACGGGCTCGCGCAGGAACTCGCGCGCCCCATGCCACGCCCCCCGCAACCGGCCGCGCGCCGGGGCACCCGGTTCCACGCGTGGATGGAAGCCCGCTTCGAGGAACTGACGCTGCCCCTGCTGGACCCGGACGAGCTGCCCGGCAGCGACGCCGAGATCGCCGACGAACACGACCTGGAGGCCCTGAAGGAGGCCTTCGAACGCAGCGAGTACGCCCGGCGCACCCCGTACCGGGTCGAGGCCCCCTTCCAGCTCACCCTCGCCGGCCGCGTCGTACGGGGCCGTATCGACGCCGTCTACCAGCACGGCCGCGGCGACGAGGTGACGTACGAGATCGTCGACTGGAAGACCAGCCGTACCCGCACCGCCGACCCGCTCCAGCTCGCCGTGTACCGGCTGGCCTGGGCCGAGCAGCAGGGCGTGCCGCCCGAGTCGGTCACGGCCGCCTTCCTGTACGTCCGCAGCGGCGAGGTCGTACGGCCGCCGGACCTGCCGGACCGGGCCGCCCTGGAACGGCTCCTCACGGCGGATGCCGGAACGGAAGACGCCGGAGTGGCACACCAGACATCCTGAGTGTGACGAACCGCCCGCCGAGGTTGTCGGTGCGGGCCGATAGGCTCGTGAGCATGAGCCAGACCCCGGACAGCGCCGTCCGCACGTACATCGAGCAGCATCGCGCCGCCTTCCTCGACGACCTCGCTGCATGGCTGCGCATCCCCTCCGTGTCGGCCCAGCCCGACCACGCACCCGATGTCCGGCTCAGCGCCGACTGGCTCGCCGCCAAGCTCGAGGAGGCCGGCTTCCCGACCGCCGAGGTCTGGCAGACCCCGGGCGCCCCGGCCGTCTTCGCCGAGTGGCCCTCCGCCGACCCCGAGGCGCCCACCGTCCTCGTCTACGGCCATCACGACGTGCAGCCCGCCGCCCGCGAGGACGGCTGGGACAGCGACCCGTTCGAGCCGGTCGTCCGTGGAAACCGCCTCTACGCGCGCGGGGCGGCCGACGACAAGGGCCAGGTGTTCTTCCACACACTCGGCGTCCGCGCCCACCTCGCCGCCACGGGCCGCACCGCCCCCGCGGTCAACCTGAAGCTGCTGATCGAGGGTGAGGAGGAGTCCGGCTCCCCGCACTTCCGTGCCCTGGTCGAGGAGCACGCGGCACGGCTCGCAGCCGACGCCGTGATCGTCTCCGACACCGGCATGTGGTCCGAGGACACCCCGACCGTCTGCACCGGCATGCGCGGCCTCGCCGAGTGCGAGATCCGGCTGTACGGCCCCGACCAGGACATCCACTCCGGCTCCTTCGGCGGCGCCGTACCCAACCCGGCCACCGCGGCCGCCCGCCTGGTCGCCGCCCTGCACGACGAGCACGCGCGCGTGGCGATCCCCGGCTTCTACGACGGCATCGTGGAGCTGACCGACCGCGAGCGCGAACTGTTCGCCGAGCTGCCCTTCGACGAGGCGCGCTGGCTGCACACCGCCAAGTCCCACGCCCCCCACGGCGAGGCCGGATACAGCACCCTCGAACGCATCTGGGCCCGCCCGACCGCCGAGGTCAACGGCATCGGCGGTGGCTACCAGGGCCCGGGCAGCAAGACGATCATCCCGTCCTCGGCCATGGTGAAGCTGTCTTTCCGGATGGTCGCGGGCCAGGAGCCCGACCACATCGAGAAGGCCGTCTGCGGCTGGGCCGAGACGCAGCTGCCCGCCGGGATCCGGCACGAGATCAGCTTCGGCGCGGCCACGCGCCCGTGCCTGACCCCGCTCGACCACCCCGCGCTGCAGTCCGTGGCCCGCGCCATGGGCCGCGCTTTCGAGAAACCGATCCGCTTCACCCGCGAGGGCGGCTCCGGACCCGCCGCCGACCTCCAGGAAGTCCTCGGCGCCCCCGTGCTCTTCCTCGGCATCTCCGTCCCCTCCGACGGCTGGCACGCCCCCGACGAAAAGGTCGAGCTGGACCTCCTCCTCAAGGGCGTCGAGACGAGCGCCTACCTGTGGGGTGACCTGGCCGAGCACTGGCGTCCCACGCCCTGACCGGACCGCGCCGTACGTCCCGCCGAACCGCCCGCCGAACGAACCGCTGCACTGGGGGAGTTGGAAGCACCCGTGACCACCTGGACCGACGACACAGCCGATCGACCCATCTCGCTGACCGCCCCGAGCGGCATCGACCGCGCCGCCCACCACCGGCTCGACGAGGCCTGGCTCGCGGCGGCGTGGAGCCACCCCACGACCCGCTGCTTCGTGGTCTCCGGCGGACAGGTGCTCATCGACGAGACACCGGACGGCCGGACCGAACTCGTCATGACGCCGTCCTTCGAGGCTCCGCTCACCGAAGCACACCGCTACTTCCTCGGTACCGACGACGAAGGCGTCAGCTACTTCGCGCTCCAGAAGGACTCGCTGCCGGGCCGTATCGACCAGTCCGCGCGCCCCGCCGGGCTGCGGGAGGCGGGTCTGCTGCTCTCGCCGCGCGACGCCGGCCTCATGGTGCACGCGGTCGGCCTGGAGAACTGGCAGCGCACCCACCGCTTCTGCTCCCGCTGCGGCGAGCGCACGGTCATCGCCGCCGCCGGCCACATCCGCCGCTGCCCGGCCTGCGGCGCCGAGCACTACCCGCGCACCGACCCGGCCGTGATCATGGCGGTGACCGACGCCGACGACCGCATCCTGCTCGGCCGCCAGGTCCACTGGCCCGAGGGCCGCTTCTCCACACTCGCCGGCTTCGTCGAACCCGGCGAGTCCATCGAGCAGGCGGTGCGCCGCGAGGTGTCCGAGGAGGTCGGCGTGACCGTCGGCCCCGTGGAGTACGTGGCCAGCCAGCCCTGGCCGTTCCCGTCCAGCCTGATGCTCGGCTTCACCGCCCGCGCCACCTCCACCGAGATCGACGTCGACGGCGACGAGATCCACGAGGCCCGCTGGTTCTCCCGCGAGGAACTCCACGAGGCCTTCGAGTCCGGCGAGGTGCTGCCGCCCTACGGCATCTCCATCGCGGCCCGCCTGATCGAGATGTGGTACGGCAAGCCGCTGCCGACGCGCAGCTTCGTCTGAGGCGGCCGGGGTGGAGGACGACCCGTACTGGAACCACAACGTCCACTACCATCGGGCCGTGCTGGCCGCCGTACCCGACGGCTGCCGCACGGCCCTGGACGTCGGCTGCGGCGACGGCCTCCTCGCCCGCAAGCTCGCGACCAGAGCGGCGACGGTCACGGGCGTGGACCGCTCAGCGGAGATGATCCGCCAGGCCCGCACACGGCAGCCCGGGAACGTGTCCTTCGTGCAGGCCGACTACCTGGACGGCGCCGCGCTCCCGGAGGAGGCCTACGGCTTCGTCAGCGCGGTCGCCGTCGTCCATCACGCCCCCTTCGAGGACGCGATCAGCGCGCTGACCCGGCTGGTCGCACCCGGCGGCCGCCTGGTCGTGGTCGGGCTCGCGTACAACCGCACTCTGCTCGACTGGCTGATCAGCGGCTGCGGGCTGCCCGCGAGCAAGCTGCACGCACGACTGCGCGGCGGCAAGCGCGCCCCGGTCGGCATGCCCATGGAGGACTCGGCCATGCACTGGGCCCAGGTCCGCGCGGCCGCCCACCGCCTGCTGCCCGGCTGCCACTACCGGCGCCGGCTGCTGTGGCGCTACGTCGTGGTCTGGGACAAGACAC
The genomic region above belongs to Streptomyces sp. CG1 and contains:
- a CDS encoding dipeptidase; this encodes MSQTPDSAVRTYIEQHRAAFLDDLAAWLRIPSVSAQPDHAPDVRLSADWLAAKLEEAGFPTAEVWQTPGAPAVFAEWPSADPEAPTVLVYGHHDVQPAAREDGWDSDPFEPVVRGNRLYARGAADDKGQVFFHTLGVRAHLAATGRTAPAVNLKLLIEGEEESGSPHFRALVEEHAARLAADAVIVSDTGMWSEDTPTVCTGMRGLAECEIRLYGPDQDIHSGSFGGAVPNPATAAARLVAALHDEHARVAIPGFYDGIVELTDRERELFAELPFDEARWLHTAKSHAPHGEAGYSTLERIWARPTAEVNGIGGGYQGPGSKTIIPSSAMVKLSFRMVAGQEPDHIEKAVCGWAETQLPAGIRHEISFGAATRPCLTPLDHPALQSVARAMGRAFEKPIRFTREGGSGPAADLQEVLGAPVLFLGISVPSDGWHAPDEKVELDLLLKGVETSAYLWGDLAEHWRPTP
- the nudC gene encoding NAD(+) diphosphatase — encoded protein: MTTWTDDTADRPISLTAPSGIDRAAHHRLDEAWLAAAWSHPTTRCFVVSGGQVLIDETPDGRTELVMTPSFEAPLTEAHRYFLGTDDEGVSYFALQKDSLPGRIDQSARPAGLREAGLLLSPRDAGLMVHAVGLENWQRTHRFCSRCGERTVIAAAGHIRRCPACGAEHYPRTDPAVIMAVTDADDRILLGRQVHWPEGRFSTLAGFVEPGESIEQAVRREVSEEVGVTVGPVEYVASQPWPFPSSLMLGFTARATSTEIDVDGDEIHEARWFSREELHEAFESGEVLPPYGISIAARLIEMWYGKPLPTRSFV
- a CDS encoding class I SAM-dependent methyltransferase; translated protein: MEDDPYWNHNVHYHRAVLAAVPDGCRTALDVGCGDGLLARKLATRAATVTGVDRSAEMIRQARTRQPGNVSFVQADYLDGAALPEEAYGFVSAVAVVHHAPFEDAISALTRLVAPGGRLVVVGLAYNRTLLDWLISGCGLPASKLHARLRGGKRAPVGMPMEDSAMHWAQVRAAAHRLLPGCHYRRRLLWRYVVVWDKTQRGGP